The following DNA comes from Pseudodesulfovibrio alkaliphilus.
GGCCACCAGACCCGCCGCTGGAACCCCAAAATGCGCCCCTACATCTTCGGCGCTCGCAACGGCATCCACATCATGGACCTGCAGCAGACCGTCAAGATGTTTGCCACGGCCCATGACTTCATCGTGGACACCGTCGCCCGGGGCGGCAAGATCCTGTTCATCGGCACCAAGCGTCAGGCCCAGGAGGCCGTGACCCAGGAAGCCCAGCGCGCCGGCATGTTCTACGTCACCCACCGCTGGATGGGCGGCACCCTGACCAACTTCCAGACCATCAAGAAATCCATCGACCGCCTCAAGCACCTGGAGCAGATGTTCGAGGACGGCTCCATCTCCCGGTACACCAAGAAAGAGGCCGTGGGTATGAGCCGCGAGGTCAAGAAGCTCAACCTCGCGCTGGGCGGCATCAAGGACATGAACGACGCGCCCAGGGCCGCCTTTGTCATTGATCCCAAGCGCGAGCACATCGCCATCATGGAGTGCCGCAAGCTCGGCATCCCGGTAGTGGCCGTGGTCGACTCCAACTGCGACCCGGACATGGTGGACTACATCATCCCCGGCAACGACGACGCCATCCGCGCCATCAAGCTCTTCGCCGCCCACATGGCCGACGCCTGCATCGAGGGCGCCGCCATGCAGAAAGATTACGCCAAGACCGCAGACGAGGCCAAAGCCGCCCCCAAGGCCGCTCCCGCCGAGCAGGCCGCGGCGACCCCCGAAGCTGAAACCGCAACCGAAGAAAAAGCCGCGGCTCCCGCCGAGGCCACTACCGAGGAGAAGTAAGCATGGGCATCACCGCATCCCAGGTCAAGGAACTGCGCGAAAAGACCGGCGCAGGCATGATGGACTGCAAGAAGGCGCTGGTCGAATCCGGCGGCGACGAGGAAAAGGCTGTCATGTACCTGCGCGAGAAAGGCTTGTCCAAGGCCGCCAAGAAGGCCGGACGCGCCACCTCCGAGGGTCTCGTCACCCCCTATGTCTCGGCTGACGGAAAGACCGTGGTTCTTTCAGAACTGATGTGCGAGACCGATTTCGTGGCAAAGAACGAGGACTTCCAGTCCTTTGCCGCAGCCCTTTCCGAAAAGATCTCCGGCCTTGACGTGACCAGCGGCGCAGCCGCCGACCTTCCTGCCGAGGTGGCCGACGTGACCGACCTCATCGCCAAGCTGGGAGAAAACATGGGTGTGGGCCGCTTTGTCAAGGTGGCCACCGACGGCGTTGTTGGCGTCTACATCCACTCCAACAACAAACTTGGCACCCTTGTCGAACTAAAAGGCTCCGACGACGAGGCCCTGGCCAGGGACATTGCCATGCACGTGGCAGCCATGAATCCCGCCTGCATCAGCCCCAAGGAACTGCCCCAGGATACGCTGGACAAGGAAAAGGCGCTGTACATGAAGCAGGCCATGGACGAGGGCAAACCCGCCGAGATCGCCGAAAAGATCGTCATGGGCCGCCTGAGCAAGTTCTACAAGGAGGTCTGTCTCATCGAGCAGACCTTCATCAAGGACGACAAGAAGAGCATCAAGGACCTGCTCGGCAAGGCCGAGGTTGCCAGCTTCCATCGACTGGCCCTAGGCGAGGGCGCACCAAAAGACGCCGACAGCGACGACTAAAAAAATGAAAACGGGCCGCACGGCCCGTTTTTTTTGATCGCAAAACATGCTATCGCCAGTGGGCGAGTTCATCACTGACACGCAAAGACCTAGAGGTGAAAATGGAAACGATGCGGTATTCGCGGATATTGCTGAAACTCAGCGGCGAGGCCCTGGCCGGGGAACAGCGCTTCGGCATCGAGCCCGAAGCCATCGGCCAGTTCGCAAAAGAGATCGCCCAGGTGGCCACCACCGGACTCCAGGTGGCCCTGGTCATCGGCGGCGGCAACATATTCCGCGGAATGGCCGCCAGCGCCAAGGGCATGGAGCGGGCGCAGGCAGATTACATGGGTATGCTGGCCACGGTCATGAACGCCTTGGCCGTCCAGGATGCGCTGGAGAAGAACGGTTGCAGCACCCGTGTCATGACAGCCTTCAGCATGGCCGAGGTGGCCGAGCCCTACATCCGCCGACGCGCCATCCGGCACTTGGAGAAAGGGAGAGTGGTCATCTGCGCGGCAGGCACCGGCAACCCCTACTTCACCACGGACAGCGCCGCCACCCTGCGGGCTCTGGAGCTCAAGTGCGACGCCATCTTCAAGGCCACCAAAGTGGACGGCGTGTACGACAAGGACCCCCTCAAGTTCCCCGACGCCGTCCGCTACGACACCGTCACCTACATGGAAACACTGGAAAAAAGGCTGGGGGTCATGGACTCCACAGCCATCACCATGGCCCGGGACAACAATCTGCCCATCATCGTCTTCAACCTGTACGAGGAAGGCAACATCCGCAAGGCCGCCAGTGGCGAGAACATCGGTACCACCGTCCAAGGAGGAAACTGACATGCAAACCGTACTCAACGATGGCAAAAAGCGCATGGCCGGAGCCATTGGCGCCCTGGAAAAGGATTTCGCGAAGCTGCGTACCGGACGTGCCACCACAGCCCTGGTGGATACTATCGTGGTCGATTACTACGGTACCCCGACCCCCATCAACCAGCTCTCCTCGGTCTCGGTGCCCGACGCCAAGACCATCACCATCCAGCCCTGGGACAAGGGTGCCTTCGGAGCGGTGGAAAAAGCCATCCAGACCTCGGACCTCGGACTCAACCCGGTCAATGACGGCAAGATCATCCGCATCGTCATCCCGCCCCTGACCGAGGAGCGGCGCAAGGAACTTGTCAAGGTCGCCAAAAAGTACACCGAGGAATGCAAGATCGCCATCCGCAACGTCCGCCGCGACCTCAACGACACCCTCAAGAAGCTGGAAAAAGACAAGGAAATCAGCGAAGATGAGCTGAAAAAGGGCGAGGCCGACGTGCAGAAGCTGACCGATGACTTCGTCAAGCAAAGCGACAGCGTCCTTGCTGCCAAGGAAAAAGAAATCCTGGAAATTTAGGAAAAACCTCTTTTGCAAAGCATCACACCTCCCACCCATGTGGCCATCATCATGGACGGCAACGGCAGGTGGGCAAAACAGCGCGGGCTGCCCAGGACCGAGGGCCACAGGGCCGGTACCGAGGCGGCCCGCGCAGTGGTCACCCGCTGCCGCGAGCTCGGGGTCGGATACCTGACCCTCTACACCTTCTCCAAGGAGAACTGGGCGCGCCCCAAGGACGAGGTGCGCACCCTCTTCGATCTGCTGACCACCTTTCTCACCCGCGAGGAATCGAGCTTGGTCAAGCAGTCCATCCGTCTCAAGGTGCTTGGCGAATTGGAAGACATGCCCCTGGCCGTCCGCCAAGCCCTCAAGCACGTCATGCGCCGGACCGCCCACTGCGAGGCAATGACCCTCAATCTGGCCCTCAACTACTCGGGCCGCGACGAGATCGTCCGGGCGGCCAAAGCCCTGCTGGCCAAAGGCGTGGCCCCGGAAGCCGTGACAGAGGAGAGGTTCGAGGCCGAGCTGTGGACCGCCGGGCAACCCGACCCGGACCTGATCATCCGCACCAGCGGCGAGCAGCGATTGTCCAACTACCTGCTCTATCAGTGCGCCTACGCAGAATTCTACTTCACAGACACCTACTGGCCCGACTTCACCCCTGACGAACTGGACAAGGCCATTGCGGAACTAGCCGGGCGGCGGCGCCGTTTCGGCCTGACCGACGAGCAACTCGACTGATCTGAAACGAGCGGCGGCTTGGGCGGGAACAGGCTCCGCGCCTTGCCCCCACGCAGCAAATAGCGTACACAGTTTCCACTCGCCACCAATCCGAAATCACATGAAAAGCGCCAAAGACAAGCTATGACCATCGCCCTGCACAAAAAACGGCTCGCCACCGCGGTGTGCCTGACGGCCATCCCGGCGCTTGCCCTCGTTTTTCAGGGTTGGGTGCTTTTCGTGGTCCTGGCCCTGTTCTGCTCCCTGACCCTCTGGGAGTTCTACACCATGTTCCAGCCCATGCCCGGGGCAACGACCATCAAGGGGCTGGGGGCGGCATTCACCTTCGTGATGCTGGGCGCCTTTGCCACCGGAGAACCCGGCTACCCTGCCATGGTTTTCCTCGGGGCCTTCTGGACGGCGGCGGTTTTGTTCCTCCTCCGTTTCAGCAGCGATTCGACCTCCTCCTTCAAGCCCTTTCTCGTCTTTCTGGCCGGACTGATTTACATCCCCCTCAATTTCCACTTTCTCCTCTCCTTCTCCCGCCACGAGATCCTGCTCGTCATCGGGGCCGCCGCCATCTCTGACACGGCGGCCTTCTACTGCGGCACTCTCTGGGGCAAGAAAAAAATCTGGCCCAAGGTCAGCCCCAAAAAGTCCTGGGTCGGCAGCCTCGGGGGGATGGCGGCCTGTATGCTCGCCACTACCGCCTTCGGCCTGAGCTTTGGCACAGCCCACATCTGTCAATGGCTGCTGCTTGGCGCAGCCCTCAACATTGCCGCGCAGATGGGCGATTTTTTCGAGTCCGCCCTCAAGCGCTCCCTGGACATCAAGGACTCCGGCTCACTCCTGCCCGGCCACGGCGGCCTGCTCGACAGGGTGGACAGCCTGCTCCTGGTGGTGCCAACCTACGGCCTCATCCGCATGGCCCACACTTTCTTCTAACCGGGTAGCACGGTGAAGACATACATCTCCGCCTGGCCGCAAGCCGCCACCCTGCCCGACTTCCCGCGCTCCGTCGCCGTGCTCGGGTCCACAGGCTCCATCGGCGTCAACGCCCTGAAGGTGATGGAGACCCACCCGCAACTCTTCAAGATCACAGCCTTGTCCGGCGGACGAA
Coding sequences within:
- the rpsB gene encoding 30S ribosomal protein S2, with the translated sequence MAYVTMKQMLETGVHFGHQTRRWNPKMRPYIFGARNGIHIMDLQQTVKMFATAHDFIVDTVARGGKILFIGTKRQAQEAVTQEAQRAGMFYVTHRWMGGTLTNFQTIKKSIDRLKHLEQMFEDGSISRYTKKEAVGMSREVKKLNLALGGIKDMNDAPRAAFVIDPKREHIAIMECRKLGIPVVAVVDSNCDPDMVDYIIPGNDDAIRAIKLFAAHMADACIEGAAMQKDYAKTADEAKAAPKAAPAEQAAATPEAETATEEKAAAPAEATTEEK
- the tsf gene encoding translation elongation factor Ts, producing the protein MGITASQVKELREKTGAGMMDCKKALVESGGDEEKAVMYLREKGLSKAAKKAGRATSEGLVTPYVSADGKTVVLSELMCETDFVAKNEDFQSFAAALSEKISGLDVTSGAAADLPAEVADVTDLIAKLGENMGVGRFVKVATDGVVGVYIHSNNKLGTLVELKGSDDEALARDIAMHVAAMNPACISPKELPQDTLDKEKALYMKQAMDEGKPAEIAEKIVMGRLSKFYKEVCLIEQTFIKDDKKSIKDLLGKAEVASFHRLALGEGAPKDADSDD
- the pyrH gene encoding UMP kinase encodes the protein METMRYSRILLKLSGEALAGEQRFGIEPEAIGQFAKEIAQVATTGLQVALVIGGGNIFRGMAASAKGMERAQADYMGMLATVMNALAVQDALEKNGCSTRVMTAFSMAEVAEPYIRRRAIRHLEKGRVVICAAGTGNPYFTTDSAATLRALELKCDAIFKATKVDGVYDKDPLKFPDAVRYDTVTYMETLEKRLGVMDSTAITMARDNNLPIIVFNLYEEGNIRKAASGENIGTTVQGGN
- the frr gene encoding ribosome recycling factor; its protein translation is MQTVLNDGKKRMAGAIGALEKDFAKLRTGRATTALVDTIVVDYYGTPTPINQLSSVSVPDAKTITIQPWDKGAFGAVEKAIQTSDLGLNPVNDGKIIRIVIPPLTEERRKELVKVAKKYTEECKIAIRNVRRDLNDTLKKLEKDKEISEDELKKGEADVQKLTDDFVKQSDSVLAAKEKEILEI
- the uppS gene encoding polyprenyl diphosphate synthase, producing the protein MQSITPPTHVAIIMDGNGRWAKQRGLPRTEGHRAGTEAARAVVTRCRELGVGYLTLYTFSKENWARPKDEVRTLFDLLTTFLTREESSLVKQSIRLKVLGELEDMPLAVRQALKHVMRRTAHCEAMTLNLALNYSGRDEIVRAAKALLAKGVAPEAVTEERFEAELWTAGQPDPDLIIRTSGEQRLSNYLLYQCAYAEFYFTDTYWPDFTPDELDKAIAELAGRRRRFGLTDEQLD
- a CDS encoding phosphatidate cytidylyltransferase; protein product: MTIALHKKRLATAVCLTAIPALALVFQGWVLFVVLALFCSLTLWEFYTMFQPMPGATTIKGLGAAFTFVMLGAFATGEPGYPAMVFLGAFWTAAVLFLLRFSSDSTSSFKPFLVFLAGLIYIPLNFHFLLSFSRHEILLVIGAAAISDTAAFYCGTLWGKKKIWPKVSPKKSWVGSLGGMAACMLATTAFGLSFGTAHICQWLLLGAALNIAAQMGDFFESALKRSLDIKDSGSLLPGHGGLLDRVDSLLLVVPTYGLIRMAHTFF